The Hippocampus zosterae strain Florida chromosome 20, ASM2543408v3, whole genome shotgun sequence nucleotide sequence aaacgccttactatacatggtcgtttttttcggctaaaaacaccttatacatggtcgtttttttcggtcaaaaacgccttgctatacatggtcgttttttttcggtcaaaaacgccttactatacatggtcgtttttttcggtcaaaaacgccttgctatacatggtagttttttttcggtcaaaaacgccttactatacatggtcgtttttttcccgctgaaaacgccttactatacatggtcatttttttcgggccaaaaacgccttactatactatgtcgtttttttcccgctaaaaacgccttaatatacatgattgtttttttcggctaaaaacgccttactatacatggtcgttttttggggggggctaaaaatgccttactttacatggtcgtttttttgggctaaaaacgccttactatacatggtcgttttttttggttaaaacgcttactatacatggtaaggcgttgttgacaataaataaaccttttttttaactaaaaaagACGAGCATGTAACGTAGGGGCTGTCTTACTCCGAAAAAGACGAGCATGTGCATGTCTTTTGGGTTCAAAACGCCTTTCTGTACACGATTGTCTTTTTTGGCTGTGAATCCAGGCTTACTTACCCATCTTATCAGTGAATCTGAAACATCCTCGGCTCAGCATGTTCTCGTCGCTTTTCTGccactagtaagcatgaaaagCGGAACCAGACACTCCAATGGCCGACGGTTTGTTGATAGTGGACCGACGGCTCCGGTGTCACTTTGGCTTTTTTCTCACGCGGTCAGCAAACTTCCCCGCCGACGCCTGCGTCCAGCGATCGAGCATCAGAAGACGTCACGCTTTTGAAGACAACCGGTAACGAGGCCGCGCCCATTGAGCGCATGTGTCCTGGGCTGCTTTCATCTGGCATTTTATCATGCTATCGGGTTACTTTCATGTTATCATGTTCGTATTCTGTTACCCCGTTGGCATGTGGTCATGTGACCACATCATCTGCCAACGGTCAATCATCTGACGATgcaaattttaaataataataatacattttatttctaagcgcctttcaagagacccaaggacactttacaaaagacattttgtcaGCATTTCCACCTTGCGATGTGTCAAGGTGACGTTAAaatttgaccccccccaaaaaaaactgatgacTTGCGTGCGCGTGTATTGATTTGCGAGCAAGCACTTTGCTGCACTTAAAGACATGATAACACGCTTTAAAATGTTTAGTCATAGACGTGGTTTCCTCGCGGCATGTTGTCCGTTCATATCTATCAGTTAAGATCAAGAACGGAAGACAGGAAAAAACCACCTCGACTCATGAGCCTTTCGAGCACATGACCCGCTAGGAGGCGCACGTAAAGCAAAAGACTCGAGAAATCCACTGCCGAAGAAGACAAAGGACAAAAACAAGCCGACGACGAAGAAGATGACGAGGATGTGGTCTGCTCTTATGCGCTGTAGTTTTGTTCGCTTGCGTTTCTTCGACAATtgtgttttaatttaatttaatttttatatatatatacagcatatatatatatatgtatattgggGTTGAGGCCAGGggttatctttttttccccttccgtcGTCAGACTGCTTGACGCGAGTAAGAACACAACACTATTATTCGGCTCCTTCTCGTTATTTTTCGTTGTGTCCGCgctgttagcatgaagctgctAATAGTTTCACCCAGCGCAAAGTTGACTTTTTGTTCAAGCCATCACTTGCATTTAATTCTTCTCCAGTGTGACTTTATTATTCTTCGGCATAACACTTTCAACACTCGGCAAACAAGACTTGAATTTCACTTTGGCGCTGCGCTTCAACGTTTGCTTGCTGTCGCACGTGccttcattcactcattctcaatcggtggggggggggggggtgttattgaTGGATTTGGATCCTGTGATAACTTTCTACTTTTCAAACTCAAAATACATAAAACGCGCAACCCATTCAACCGCCTTTCCAGACTCCCGTTCCAGTGGGCAGCAGAAAAGCTCGTCATAAATTCATTCCACTTAAAGTGTAAAACgaatttttgtttgggggggggcaagtgaCGTACAAGTTTAGAAAACCTTTTCACATCCTAGTCACTTGGAAGGTGTTTTAAACTTTTGACCCATGTTGCACACGTACACTCGATAGCGTGAGCATCTGATGTAGGCGTGAATATGTTAGTGCAAATAATGGCTAATAAGTCTACTGCCAATATTGAAAAAGTGCCACcccaaaatatgaacaaaagcGACAATCGGGTCGAGAAAAATGTCCCAGAGGAAACGAGCGCTCGGGTGGATTGCGCCATCCCGTTCTGATCTTGTGTGTCACCTTTAGGACGgccatggcggcggcggcggtcgcGGCGCCGCCCGGAGGTGGAAGTGAGCTGCGCATCCTGGTGGGGAGGTGGCAGGAGGCGGCCTGTCAATGGGAGGCGCCGGCGGACGGGACCCGCGAGGTGGCCTGCCAGAGCGACCTCGCCCAGAGGCGAGACGTCGGCGTTCAGGCGGACCTGTTGACTCGCCGACTGCGCTGGAGACGTGCGGGTGACTTGACCGCGGTTGAACTCCGGGCCCAAATCTTGCATGCGCCTGCCTCGTGTCCCCCTTCCAGATTTGAGACTCGCTTCTTCGCAGGTTTGTCCGGCGCATCCGTTCGGCGCTTAGCGCCGCGACCCGCTCGTCAAAATGGCGACGCCGCGGTGCCGAGCGGAAGCAAAGCGGTCGGAAACGCCGTCGAAGCCCGGGAGGAGTCGCCCGCCAACGCCGCCGCCACTGCCGCCGCCGACTCCTCCAGCGCGCGTCCGCAGAGGACGCGCCGACCTCCCAGGTGGCGCCAAGACCTGCAGCCGGCGGCGTTGACCGAAGCGTCGTCCGGAGGGGCGGAGGCCGACGGGCGACGGCGGCCGGCGACGGAGGGGGAGGAGCCTGTGCGGACTTTGCCCCAGGAAGGTGAGAAGACGCTTCCGCTCCCGTCCGGCGAGGCGAGCGTACTCCTGCCGCAGCTCCCCGCGTGTGCGGCGTTGCGTCAgcaggggcggcggcggagaacaTCGTGTGCGACGTGTGCGGTCAGGTGATGAAGAACAAGTCCAGCCTGGCTCGCCACTCCTTCATCCACACGGGCCAGAAACCCTTTGCGTGCCCCCTGTGCGACCTGCGCTTCAACCGGCGCGACAACCTCCGCCATCACCTGGGCCGGCTGCACCCGGGGGGCGTGGCCCGGCGCGAGAAGCGGCGCCCCGTCCAAACGTGGCTCTGCCACGTCTGCGGCAAAACCTTCCGCTGCAGGTCGGCGCTCAAGACGCACGAGGTCATCCACCTGGGGGTCAAACCCCACCGCTGCGACCTTTGCCCCAAGGCCTACATGCGCACCAACGACCTGGAGCACCACAAGCAGACCGTGCACGGCGACGGCGGAGGGCCGCGGCGCCGCTCGGGCTCCTTGCTGTGTCACTTTTGCGGCAAAGAGCTCAAGTTTCGCTCTCAGCTGGCGGCTCACCTGCAGACGCACACGGATGAGCGGCCGCACCTCTGCGACGTCTGCGGCCGCAAGTTCTGCCGCGGCTACCAGCTGGAGCGCCACAAGCTGCTGGCCCACGGCGAGGACGGCGAGCACGACGAGGATGGCGATGACGGCGAGGACGGCTCGCCGCCCCGCAAACGTCCGAAAACGCTCCTCGCCGCCCGCTCGCGCGCCCGCTCCGACGACAAGCCCTTCCGCTGCGCGCTGTGCCCGCGCCGCTTCGCCCGGCCGGCCTGCCTCAAGCGGCACCAGGCGCGCGCTCACCCCAAGGAGCGCTCGGCCGGCCAGCGCGCCGCCAAGGCCTTCCCGTGCGCCACCTGCGGCAAAGTCTTCAAGTTCCGCTCCCTGCTCAGCAACCACGCGGCCGTGCACAGCGACGAGCGGCCGCACGGCTGCGACTTCTGCCCGCGCCGCTTCCGCCGCCTCAGCCACCTCAAGCGCCACCGCCGCGTGGTCCACCGCGACGGGGCGCGCCCGCCGCAGAACTTTGTCTGCGGCATCTGCGGCAAGGACAAGAAGTGCCGCTCGCAGCTGGAGCGACACGTCATCATCCACACGGGCGAGCGGCCCTTCGCCTGCGACCTTTGCTCCGCGCGCTTCAATCGCCAAGGCAACCTGCAGCAGCACAGGAAGCGGGTGCACGGCGTGCGCAAGACGCCGGAAGACGCCGAGCCGCCGCTGCTCTTCCAAGACCTCGATGGGGGGCCGGACTTCAAACGGGAAGAGGCACTGGCGGCGCCGCCCTCCCATTGACGCTGCGTTCGCTCATCGATCCGATCGCGATCCGATTACTTCACCTGATGCCGTTGTGTCATCATGACGTAACTTGATATAgtatccgggggggggggggtgaaaaatcaTGTCAATCCTACAGAGTGTGACTTATTTGTCTTGCCATTTGGTGCTTGGGCAAGTTTGGTCCCAAAACGGGTCAAATTAGAACATCTTTTCTGGCAACAAGTCCAAGTGAATGTTTTGCCGGGTTGACTCCCAAGCGCACCAAATGATTCAAAGTCTCAAGCGGGCGACAAGAAAACGATCAGCATCAAAAGGAGCGACACACTTTcaagttgaatttgttttttctttctttttgggaTGGGACATTTACACCTGGACATGAGCTTAGTGATCCAATAAATGACGTGACACTTGAGACTCCGCCCTCATCACCTGCCTGCAATCGGGTAGCGCGGATGCGCCGTCACGGCTCCGCGCCGCCGCCTTCGCGCGTCTCGGAGATCCAAAGGTGGCCCCGCCTCTCCGCCGGGCCGCGGGAGGAGCCGCACGGACGACGTTCGGCGCCCGAGCGGATGGCTGACCTTTTGCCCAGCGCGTGGCGGCAGCGGGCCGCGCCCGCGGCCAGGATGAGCAGCAGCGGGATGGCCGCAAGGAGGATGTACAGCGCCAACGGGCCTGCGCGCCAAATAACGGAATCGGCATCAAACGCTTCGCGTCGGCCCCGAGTCGTCGCGCGGCAACGGGCGTGCGCGCGGGTGTACCTGAAGTTCCCGTCGAGGTCACACGATTCCCATCCGGCGTGGTCTCTGCGAACACAAACGCACAAAACTGCCCAGTGCTGCCTCGAGATACAAGTCGACTTTGTTCCTTGACCATGCTCAAGACTCAAAACATTCAGAGCTCAAATCGTCCTTCGCCTTTCAATCGAAAAGAGTTGTTTGAAATGAGCGCATGCAAATGCTGCCTCGAACTCCGGTGGGATTCGCGCAGTCACTCTTGGCAGAGGATCAAGAGTATATcgatatatatctatctatatatatcgaTATATTTCTAGATTCTATATATATCGAAGAGTATATGCCAATCGTCTCAGCATTCGCCTCAAGCTCGTGGACTGAAAGGCCAAGCTCGGATGGAGATGAGGAATGTCgcatttttttgactgacctgcgccccggccggcggccgcGGTCCCGCGTTCCTCCTCTGGGCGGCGCTCTGCCAACGAGACCAAAAAAAGGGAGTCAGGAAGCGGCCGCCACAAGGAAGGGGCTGAGGAGACGACAATGAGATGGAGTGACCGGCTTGGTATTTGCAGATGAAGTTATGTTTCATGGAGCAGCGGTCGTCGTTCCATCGGTAGAGGTAAGCCCCGCCCACTCCCGGCTGATGATACATGGCCACGCAGGACTCGGCGCCACACGACGGCTCGTCGGGGTGCCACTCCCTGCGGACGAGTGACAAGAAGCAGACTCGGCGCAGTCCCGCGCGCGCCCGCGCCGCGGCATCACCTGAAGGCCGCCGTGCTGCCGTCGGTCCACCTGTAGCGTTGCGGGCAGGGGGCCACGCCGTCGGAAGGATGTCGCTCGTGGCGGTCCGCGCGCCTCAAACCGATCCAGAAATCGCCATCTGATATTCCCGATCCCAAACGCaacttctgaacaacaaacaacgACGAGGAGGGATGAGGACGAAGATGACGTGGGAGACGGCAAATGATGCGAGAAGGGCGGCGGCGACCTCCAGGAGCGTCTCGATGTGCTTCTGTTCCTGCAGCGTGCGTATGCTCACGAGGTGTCCGCCATCCACGCGGCACGCCAGCTCGGCCTCCCTGAAGTCGACTCGGCTGGACACGTGGTGGAAGTAGGCCATCTTGTAGCACGCCGGCCGGGCCCCGCCCAGACACAGCCTTTGACCTGTGCACACACAAGCACCTTGCGTTGAGCTCGGGTGAGGCGCGGCGTGAGtaataacatttcaaaaaacaagtTGGACGTTCTGTGTCCATTTATTGAAAGTCTTTTGGAGATCTACTTGCTGTGGTGTAAtcgtgtacagcatgacgagagagtcgcggggcgactacgtcatggtgtgcgtcgagagcgggagacgagagagtgacaAGAGGCTTTATATGCTCCTAATTTGAAATTATTGTCTAAAAATCCCTTGACTTCCTCTTTTtcccttattttttgtttaaacgtttgtaatgtgtatgtattggtagcacgttcgttgtgttttctgtttgctgagaattgtattctgacttgtttaataaagattttttttttaaagagtgacTAGAGAGGGACGATAGACGCTTCGGGaaagctaaataaaataaaagtgatccacgttaacacgacagctggactcacgtgtgcctcacttgataacacgacacTTGCCATGCAAATATTGCCAGTCCCAATGTTCATTTTGAAGAGCTATCTCGCCGATGATGTGGCCTCGGGAAGGCACCACAATTCATCGGCTTCACCCAAAGTGAATGCGGCCCCTGCAGTCAAAATGGCTGTGCGGGACATGTTAACCCAAATGGATATCAGCTGACACCCCGGTTGGAGTTGAGTGTCAAAgtgtccccaaaaaaaacaccttacgacAGAACGTCGCTAGTGCCAATGCTAAAAACAAAGGAGGATCATCCATACTAATCCGAACGGCAATTTAGCATCGACTTCATTCGCGGAAACGCAGCACAACTCAAAGGTAGAACTTCTGGCcaatgtgtggggaaaaaaaaacgccgaGTCTCTTCCGGACGCAATCTTCTTCTGCTCTCCGTCTTGGGG carries:
- the LOC127592917 gene encoding zinc finger protein 436-like; translated protein: MAAAAVAAPPGGGSELRILVGRWQEAACQWEAPADGTREVACQSDLAQRRDVGVQADLLTRRLRWRRAGLSGASVRRLAPRPARQNGDAAVPSGSKAVGNAVEAREESPANAAATAAADSSSARPQRTRRPPRWRQDLQPAALTEASSGGAEADGRRRPATEGEEPVRTLPQEAGAAAENIVCDVCGQVMKNKSSLARHSFIHTGQKPFACPLCDLRFNRRDNLRHHLGRLHPGGVARREKRRPVQTWLCHVCGKTFRCRSALKTHEVIHLGVKPHRCDLCPKAYMRTNDLEHHKQTVHGDGGGPRRRSGSLLCHFCGKELKFRSQLAAHLQTHTDERPHLCDVCGRKFCRGYQLERHKLLAHGEDGEHDEDGDDGEDGSPPRKRPKTLLAARSRARSDDKPFRCALCPRRFARPACLKRHQARAHPKERSAGQRAAKAFPCATCGKVFKFRSLLSNHAAVHSDERPHGCDFCPRRFRRLSHLKRHRRVVHRDGARPPQNFVCGICGKDKKCRSQLERHVIIHTGERPFACDLCSARFNRQGNLQQHRKRVHGVRKTPEDAEPPLLFQDLDGGPDFKREEALAAPPSH
- the chodl gene encoding chondrolectin isoform X3, which gives rise to MAYFHHVSSRVDFREAELACRVDGGHLVSIRTLQEQKHIETLLEKLRLGSGISDGDFWIGLRRADRHERHPSDGVAPCPQRYRWTDGSTAAFREWHPDEPSCGAESCVAMYHQPGVGGAYLYRWNDDRCSMKHNFICKYQAERRPEEERGTAAAGRGAETTPDGNRVTSTGTSGPLALYILLAAIPLLLILAAGAARCRHALGKRSAIRSGAERRPCGSSRGPAERRGHLWISETREGGGAEP
- the chodl gene encoding chondrolectin isoform X1: MTFDLPRPQALALLVLVTAVGGGRVLSGQRLCLGGARPACYKMAYFHHVSSRVDFREAELACRVDGGHLVSIRTLQEQKHIETLLEKLRLGSGISDGDFWIGLRRADRHERHPSDGVAPCPQRYRWTDGSTAAFREWHPDEPSCGAESCVAMYHQPGVGGAYLYRWNDDRCSMKHNFICKYQAERRPEEERGTAAAGRGAETTPDGNRVTSTGTSGPLALYILLAAIPLLLILAAGAARCRHALGKRSAIRSGAERRPCGSSRGPAERRGHLWISETREGGGAEP
- the chodl gene encoding chondrolectin isoform X2 produces the protein MASVVLSSQRLCLGGARPACYKMAYFHHVSSRVDFREAELACRVDGGHLVSIRTLQEQKHIETLLEKLRLGSGISDGDFWIGLRRADRHERHPSDGVAPCPQRYRWTDGSTAAFREWHPDEPSCGAESCVAMYHQPGVGGAYLYRWNDDRCSMKHNFICKYQAERRPEEERGTAAAGRGAETTPDGNRVTSTGTSGPLALYILLAAIPLLLILAAGAARCRHALGKRSAIRSGAERRPCGSSRGPAERRGHLWISETREGGGAEP